A single Schistocerca piceifrons isolate TAMUIC-IGC-003096 chromosome 6, iqSchPice1.1, whole genome shotgun sequence DNA region contains:
- the LOC124803466 gene encoding 50 kDa spicule matrix protein-like, which yields MSLHTGSQASQPGLSARPLSQASQPGLSARPLSQASQPGLSARPLSQASQPGLSARPLSQASQPGLSARPLSQASQPGLSARPLSQASQPGLSARPLSQASQPGLSARPLSQASQPGLSARPLSQASQPGLSARPLSQASQPGLSARPLSQASQPGLSARPLSQASQPGLSARPLSQASQPGLSARPLSQASCAGAA from the coding sequence ATGTCACTACATACGGGCAGCCAGGCCTCTCAGCCAGGCCTCTCAGCCAGGCCTCTCAGCCAGGCCTCTCAGCCAGGCCTCTCAGCCAGGCCTCTCAGCCAGGCCTCTCAGCCAGGCCTCTCAGCCAGGCCTCTCAGCCAGGCCTCTCAGCCAGGCCTCTCAGCCAGGCCTCTCAGCCAGGCCTCTCAGCCAGGCCTCTCAGCCAGGCCTCTCAGCCAGGCCTCTCAGCCAGGCCTCTCAGCCAGGCCTCTCAGCCAGGCCTCTCAGCCAGGCCTCTCAGCCAGGCCTCTCAGCCAGGCCTCTCAGCCAGGCCTCTCAGCCAGGCCTCTCAGCCAGGCCTCTCAGCCAGGCCTCTCAGCCAGGCCTCTCAGCCAGGCCTCTCAGCCAGGCCTCTCAGCCAGGCCTCTCAGCCAGGCCTCTCAGCCAGGCCTCTCAGCCAGGCCTCTCAGCCAGGCCTCTCAGCCAGGCCTCTCAGCCAGGCCTCTCAGCCAGGCCTCTCAGCCAGGCCTCTCAGCCAGGCCTCTCAGCCAGGCCTCTCAGCCAGGCCTCTCAGCCAGGCCTCTCAGCCAGGCCTCCTGCGCAGGAGCAGCGTAG